The region GAGAATTCTTGCCGCCCACTCCCTCGCCCCGGCGGGCATACCCGGCAGCCAGTCGGCGAAGATGCGGCCGAATAATCTTTCCAGGCTGTTCATTTCCAATCTCCTCCCAGTTTTCTTTCCTAATAATGATATGTCCGCGCGGCGGAAAAAAGTACGCCGACCGGGTTGTAATCGGCGGGCGGGTGTGCTATACTTTAATCAAGCACCATCCTTACAGAGACTCAGGGTTCGTAATTTGCAAGCGCGTTGAAAGTCAGTCTTTCCGAGCCTAGCAAGTAGCAACCGGTCCAAAAGGGTAGTGTTTTTCGTTTCCCCTGCAAGATTTCGACTCACAGATTCGTGTACCAGTCAGCCCAAGCGAAGATGCAAACGAGTGTAATGGAGGTTTCCAGTCTGTCAGTATCGGTTATACTGTAAGGATGGTGCTTAACGGGGGGAGGCGCAAGCCTCCCCCTCGGTTTTGTTTTCGGCCGCCGATAAGTCCTCATCTGCGCCGTTGTGGTGGGCTTATCGGCGGCCTCTTTTGCTATTAACATCGTTTGTGGGCATGCTAACTGCGGAGGTGATGTCCGTGAAAAACCGCGGTTTCGATATGCAGCCCGAGTTTGACGTCCATACGTCGGAGGCGCCGCCGGTGAATTATTTCCCGCCCCGCACGGGCGGACAGATCCAGGACGAGTTGCGGGCGGGCGGCGACGGTCGGCCGAGCGCCAGGCAGACCGCGGGCGACCCGGAGGATTTCAGCAACGCGGCCAGCGACGCCACGGCGAACACGCCGGTCAAGCCCCGCTCCGAGCCGCGCTTGTCGTGAGGCGCACAAAAATCCCCGCCGCTGGCGGGGATTTTTATTATCGGCCGGGGATACGGTCCTCGCAGGGCACGGCGGTCTGGCATTTCCCGCAGCCGTACCGCGGCTGAAAGCGAATTTTCACGGCGTCGAGGTAATCCGAGCAGGGCTGGTGGCGCTTGCCGTTCCCGTCGATGGCGGCCGGCGGGCAGCGGCCGATGCAGGCGCCGCAGTTGGTGCAGTATTCGTGGGTGCCGGTGTAGGGGCGCGGGGTGGGCTCAAGCGCCAGGCTGGTGACGAGGCTGCCGAGCCGGCCGGCGGCACCGCGGGTGGTGATGAGGGAGCAGTTGAGGCTGAAGGTTCCCAGGCCGGCGATGTGGGCGACATGCCGCTCCGACCAGTTGCTGCGCCGCTCTACGACGGCGAAGCGCGGTTCAAGGACGGGCACGAGGGCCTGGTGGCCGGCCTGAGCGAGGAGGTCGGCCAGGTGGCGGCGCAGCGCGTCGTTGAACATTTCCCCTTCGAACCGGCCGTAGAGCCATTCGGCGGCGGGCAGGCCGGGCTGGCGATTGGCGTGGCGCACGGCGGCGGTGAAGGGCAGAAAGTAGGATACCACGGCGCCCGCGGCGGGCAGCCATTCATGGGGCGAAAGGTGGTGGGGCCCGATGGCTGCCGGTTCTTTCAGGCGGGCGAAGAGCGGGTCGTCGGGCGCGGCGACGCCCATGAGCGGCGGGTCGAAAATTTGCAGGCCGCCGAGCGACGGCACCCGGTTCAGCGGGCTTTCGGCCGCGAAGTTCGCCGCCGCCGCCGCTAATTGTTCAAGCCGCATGTTATCATCTCCTTTACTGGATAAGGGAATAGTTGGCGACCGTGCGGCCGGATTCCTTCTGCGGGCAGACGCGAAAAAGCGCGACCGGCGTCTTACAAATTGACGCCCGGTTATTACTTAATCCGCGAATGCGGCGTAAAATGCCCTTAGTTTGTATTTGTTTTCTTGAAAGCGGCCTGCAATGATAGTAAAATATTGGTGATGATCAAAGGCGGGAGAGCGATTATGGCGACAACGAACGAGAAGGCTACGGTGAGCGCCCGGGTGAATGTGACGGCGGTGAAGGCTCTGAAGAATCTCAAGGTTCCCCTGTCGGATGTTATCGAGGCCGGCGTTTTCCATTTCCTGCTGCTGGACGATTTCGCCAAGGTGAAGTTTCTCATCCAGAATAATGAGGATGTCGTCAATCTGAAGAATCTGGCGGCGGCATACGGCGAGGAAAACGGCAACTCGTGGCCGGAGATCCTCCGCGCCGTCCTCGATCCCGGTCCGGACGGCGATGTGAAGAGCGCGGTGCGGGAGCTGAAGGCGGTGGCCAAGAATGTTGACGACCGCGGCGATGAGGTTTTTTTCCGCAAACGGATCGCCGGTCTGGATACGACCGCGCTTCTGCAGGAGGCTCATCTGCACATGCTGAGGAGCTCTTTCGCGGCGGCGCTGGTGCTGTATGAGAGCGCGGTCAGACATTTCGAGGCCGAGGGCAACGAGCAGGAAACGGGCAAGACGCTTGCTTTGATCGGCCGCTGCCAGCAGAGCCTCGGCCGTTACGCGGACGCGCTCGACGCTTACGAGCGGGCGAGGCGCGTGCTGGAGCAGCAGGACCTGCCCCACGAGCTGGCCCGCATCTTCTATGACCGGGGTACGTGCTACCAGTTGACCGGCCGCTACGATGAGGCCTGCGCCTCGTTCGAGGAAGCCCGCGTCATTTTCGAGGGCCTCGGCAATTACGAGGAGGTGCGCCGGTCGTTTGCGGGCATCGGCGCTTGCCTGAACTTCATGGGCGATAAGAAACGGGTGCTGGAGTTTTTCGATCTTTTTATCGCCAGGATCCTCCGCCAGAAAGAGCTCGTTCTCGCCGGCATGGCCGCGGAAAGCCGGCGATCGCCGCCTAACGAGGAAGGAAATTGACCGTCCGGGCCGAATGATATTAAGAATGCCAAATAAGCCAAATAATAACGAGGTGTATGACATGTTCAAAGCCGCCAGGATCCTGCCCGTTATCCTTCTCCTGCTCGTCCTGCTGACGCTGCCGGCGTTCGCCGCCGAGGAAGAGGACAGGTATTTCCCCCTGAGCAACGCGACCAAGGATACTTTCAGTACTTATTACCTGGATCTGAAGACTCTCCAGCATGTGCCGGCCGACTCCGCCTTCGACTTCGCCAAGCATCCGGAGCAGCTGTACAAGGACAAGGGTTATCTCCAGGCCTGGGTGAAGGTCGAGTACGAAAAGAACGGCGCCAAGGAAGTGGTCGAATCCCTTAAGATGCAGGAGCGGAATGTCGCCGGTTATGAAAAGCTGGCTTTCTCTCTCCAGCTACTGCGGGTGAAGCCCGCGTCCAAGGAGGTGGCGCTGCTCGAACAGGCCGACTATGACAAGAACGGCAAACTCCTCGGCCGTATCGTTCATCCCACCGATCGGTGGGTACCTTACGAGGTCGAACCGCGAATCAAGGAAATCTGCGAAAAGCTGACGGTGGCCCAGAGGGCGTTTTACGCCAACGGGGGCCGCTGATATACCTGACGGCGATTTTGCCGACAACGATGATGGGAGTGGTGGGTGTGAGTAAGACGAGACTGGTGATCGGCCTTATGCTGCTGGGGGTGCTGCTGGCTTTTTCCGCGCCGGCGGCGGCGTCGCCCTTCGACCCTTCGGTCGTGAAGGTGTCGGTGGACGATTCCCTGTGGAATAGCTATCATATAGCTCCGGAACCGCAGAGCGGCGACACCATCACCCTCCACCGCATTATTAAAGCGGAGGTGACCATCCTCACCACCGGCAACCGGGAGTTCGCCACCCATGTTTTCACCCCCAAGGATGATAAGCCGCACCGGTTCACCATCCCCCACGGGGTAACGAACCTTAAGGTTCGCCTGAAGACCTGGACCGCCGACGATGTCGTGTGGACGACCCTGGTCGATCTCAAGGATATCGGCGACAATCTGGTCGTGAAGGCGGTACGGTCCTATCAGGCGGTCTATACTCCGGGCTTCTAACGACCAACCAACCGGACAAAAACCAAGGCAAAAAAGCCTTGGTTTTTTTGTGCCTGTGCGACTTTGAGAAAAATTTCACTTTTTTTTGCTCCAGCATATGGACTTTTTTCACAAAACAGGTTATAATCAAGTTGTGTGAATGTTATAACTTTCACTTATGGGAGGTCAAGCATCATGCTCCCCAAAGCCGTGATCGTTATCCTCGGTTTACCGTTCGCGCTGTTCTGTTGTCTGCTCGTGCCAGTGGCTTTCCTGACGGTCTTTGCCTGTTCGCCGCTCGTCTACGCCTACCGGTGCGTCACCGAGCCTATTCAGGCCGGCTGCGCCGCTTCGCGGATCGCCCATCCACCATCTGCTTAACTGCCCCTTCCGTATAAACACCCCGCCTTGTCTTGTTTTGTTTGTTTCGGTTTCGCTTTGGAGCGAAGCCTATTTTTTTCGCCGCCGGCCGGTTGGAACTTTTCTCCGGCCGGAAATATGGTACAATAGTGGTAAAGTTCTTTGAGGGGGTAACCACTGTATGATCAACCGGAAAACGGTCTCTATCCTTGTGCTGGCGCTTTTTGCGGCGATGCTGCTCGCGGCGCCGGTGTGCTCCGCGGCGTCCCAGGATTTGGACAAGCCGACCAGGATGCTGTTGAAGGTCGATGTCGTCGACACGAATATGTTCTGGTCTTATCCCTATATTAGCCGTGACGGCAAGGCGAGGGTGCCGGCCGCGATCCAGGTGGTGTGGAGCACCACGAGCGGTCTGGATTCAAAGACGGAGACCATGGCGGTCGCGAAGAGCGACCGCGGCCAGGTGGCGATAACGACCGAAAAGGATGCGTTCGTGGATATCGAGGTGCAGGTGGTGGACGCCAAAAAAACGATTTTGGGCAAGGCCAGCCTGCAGGTCCGCAACACCGGCAAGGATGTGGCGTTTGTCGTCAATGTTCCGGATATCACTTCCCCGGTCATCGAGCTCCAGTAAGCTGATTTACCGGTGGGATAAAAGGGTCTGCAGCCGATGCTGCAGACCCTTTTATCCCACCGGGAGGCTACCGCGGCCAGAATTCCCGGCCGCCGGCCGCTTTTACGAGCAGCCGCTCGGTAAGGACCGCGGCGAGGTTTTCGGCTTCGCCGTCGGCCGCCCAGTCGTCGAAGTAGTCTTCCCGGCCTTTGATGTCGATGATTTTTCCGCTGTCCGCCTTGAAGCCGATGAGGCGCATTTCCAGGTCTGTCCTGAGCTTGAGGTCGCCTTCGAGGTTCCTTAGTTGGTATTCGCCCAGGTCGGTTATGATGAACCCGAGGATGAGGTCGGCGTCGAGCTTGGCCGCCAGTTGCCCAAGGCCGGCCAGGTCGGGCCGCCGGGGATCGAGGGCGCCGTTCGGCGGCAGGGCCGCAGTTATTTCGGCGGCCGGGATTATTTCGTATTTTTTGACGAACGAGGGAAGCGGCGTATGGAACCACGCGGCTATGGTCGCGGTTATCCTGGCCTTGACCGCGGGCAGTTCGCGGGCTTTTGCGGTGGCGGCGACAGGCAGGAGGGCAATCCGCCGCGCGTCGCCGGCGGCGCAGACCGGCGAGCCTAGCGGCGTCAGCAGGGCGAATGCCAGTAACAGGATAAGGACTTTTTTCATGTCGTCACCACCCGTACTATTTTCTCAGCGTCTGCGGCCGGATACGCCGCAGCGTCCGAGCTGGCTGAGGAATACGCGCACTATTGCGGGGTCGAACTGGGTGCCGGCGCAACGCCCGATTTCCGCCACGGCTTCGTCGTGGGTCATGGCTTTGCGGTAGGGACGGTCGCTGGTCATGGCGTCGTAAGCCTCGACTACGGCGAGGATGCGGCATTCGCGGGGGATCTGGTCGCCGCTGAGCCCGACGGGGTATCCGCCGCCGTTCCACCACTCGTGGTGCTTCAGTATCCATTCGGCGACAGGCAGAAGCTCGCTCGATGACTGGGCGATCCGGTAGCCTATCTCGCAGTGTCGCCGCACTTCCGCCCGTTCCTCGGCGGTGAGCGGTCCGGGCTTGCGGAGGATGTGGTCGGGAACGCCGACTTTGCCGATGTCGTGGTATTTTGCCAACAGCCGCATGGCGGCGACGGATGCTTCCGGCAAGCCCAGGCCGCGGGCCAGCCGTAAGGCCAACCGGCCTATCTTGTCAGCGTGTTCGTCGGCGAAAAAGTCCCGCTCTTCGAGGAGCTTTATGGCTGTCTGCACTATGGCGCTACGGGTGCCGTGCGATTGGCTGAGTTTTTCGCGGTACATGTTGTTGTCGGCTTCGCGGAGCAGGGCACGGATGCTTTCGCCGCACCGCCGCCCGACCGCGTGGCCGAGGGACAGGCTTAGGTACACGCCTGTTTGCGTGTCGTTGTATGCCTCGATGGCATCCCGCACCCTGCGGCAGGCGGCCTCGACCGCGCGGTCGGTGGCGTCGGGCATGAGGACGGCGTATTCGTCGCCGCCTATGCGGGCGACGATGTCTTCCCGGCGGAAAGCATCTTTGAGTATTTTCGCCGCAGCTACCAGCATGATGTCGCCGACGGCGTGCCCCATGGCGTCGTTGATGAGCTTCAGGCCGTTGATGTCGCAGACGATTATGCCGACAGGCCCGTCGCCCGCGTTCTCGCGCCGGTCGAGTTCGGCCTCGAAGTAGGCGCGGTTGTAAAGAGAGGTCAGGCCGTCGCGGGTGCTGATAAACAGTAGTTTGTCCTGTACGCTTTTCTGGGCGGTAATGTCCATGATGACGCCTTCGACGTACAGGGGCGGCCCGTCGGCGCCGCTCACCGGCCGGGCCCGTTCGATGACGGTGCGCGCGCCGCCGTCTTTGCGGGTGATGCCGTATTCGACCTCGAACGGCCGGTTGTCGTCGATCGCGCCCTGGCAGGCCGCCTCCACCCTTTCCCTGTCGGCCGCCGCCACGATTCCCCCCAGCGGGCACAGCCCGCCGCCGGTCAGTTCTTCCGGGCGGTAGCCGGTGATGGCCTGGAGCATGGCGTTGAAAAAGCGGACCCGGCCGTTTTCGCGGAGAAAGACACGGTAGACGATGCCGGGGAGGTTTTCGGCCAGCGTGCGGTATGAAGCTTCGCTTTCCCGCAGCGCCGCTTCCGCGCGGGTCCGTTCCGCCAGTTCTCCTTCAAGGGCCTCGTATAGCCTGGCGTTGCTGAGGGCAAGGGAGGCGAGTTCGGCGAACTGCTTGAGGATGACGGTCTCTTCGGCGCTGAAGGTCCGGTCGGTGGCGATACGGGCGAGGCAGAATACGCCAAGGACTTCCTCCCCCCTCTTGAGCGGTATGCCGATCCAGGCGCGCACGGCATCGTGGCCGGGGTCGGGGTTGCGGCCGGGTTCCGTGCTGTAGTCGTCGGTAACGAAGCTTTGGCCGCTCTGCCATATCCGTCCCGACATTTCTTCGCCAGGCTTGAGCTGTTTGCCGATAACCCCGCGATAGAAACCCCGGGCGACTTTGACTTCCATGCGGCTGGCGCCTGGTGCGGCCAGGTAAAAGTAGCCGTGTGGGGTTTCCACCAGTTCGCAGGCGCCGTCGAGGATGTTGGCCAGCAGTTCCTGCGCTTCGAAGCGGGTCATCAGGCGGACCGACAGCATATGGAGCAGTTCCAGGTGGCGGTTCTGCCGGCGAAGAAGTTCTTCGACGCGGGCGCGTTCGGCGAGTTCGTTCTGCAGCTTGGCGTATAGCCGCGCGTTGCCGACGGCGATGGAGGACAGCTCCGCGAACCGCTGGAGCAGGGCTTTTTCTTCCTCGCCGGGAAGATAGTTTTCCGCCATGATGTTGAAACCGAGGACGCCGATAACTTGCCGGTCGCTCCATAAAGGCACGCCGACGATCGTTCCCGCGACGCCCGTCGCCCCTTCCCCGCCGGGGCCTGTTTGCCACACCCTCTGTTCGGCGGCAATAGCGCCCTCCTGCCAGACCTTGCCGACAAAACCTTCCCCGGGGCGGCGGCGCGCGCCGAGCTGCGACCGGTGGTGGCCGACGCCGACCTTCATTTCCATCGTTTCGCCGTCGTCGGCAAGAATGTAGAGAAAGGCGTTCGGGGTATGAAGAAGGCCGGCCGCTCGGACGGTTATCTCTTCGAGCAGCGAGTCAAGGTCCCGGCGGCGCATGAGGCCCAGAGCTATGCGGTGCAGCGCTTCCAGGTATTCGCTTTGCAATTGGAACGCGGACAGTTTTTGCTGGCGGAACGCGGCGCCGTCGGTTTCCATTGACTCCCCCACCCTGTGCTGGTAACGTGTGGTTTTTGGTTACTCATTCGACAGGCCATGTATTTTCCCTGCCATTGTCTGCCTGCTGCGGACTGACTTCTTTTCGTAGGTTGCCCAAGCCGTGCGCCCGGCCTGGTAAATAACCGTTAAAGGGGAACTCCCGACTTTAGCCGGAGCTCCCCTTTGCGTTTACCGCCGGAAGGTTCTTTCGTTATTGAGCTGCTGGCTGCGGTGTTTTTTCGCCAGTTCCTCATGGTTGACCGGGTTGACTTTTTCGCCGAATTCCTTGGCCAGCAGGGCTTCGATCTCCTCGGGGCGGAGCGTCTGAGTCTTTACCTCGTTCCATTTTTCCATCATTAATCACCCCTTGACAAAAGGCAGGCCGCCGCCCATGGCATGCCCGGGAACCTGCCTTGCGTATTAGCGCCCGGTAGATTCCGCCGGCACTCTGTGGTTATTATGAGCCGCCGGCGGGAAAAGATGCTACCCGCGCGGCGAAAATTCCTCTTCGGCTGCGGCCAGCCGCCTGACCTGGGCGACGACGAGGGCAGCGGTGACGAGCGCGGCGCCGAAGTCGGCGATCGGCCCGGCGAGCCATACACCCTGCAGGCCGATGAAGCGCGGCAGGATCAGTAGCGCCGGGATGAGGATGAGAAGCTGCCGGGACATGCTGAGCAGCAGGGAGTGCATGGGTTTGCCGATCGCCTGGAAGAAGCCCGCCCCCATGACCTGGAAGCCGATGACGGGCAGCATGGCCATGAATATTTTAAGCCCGGTCGCGCCCAGGGCGATGAGGTCGGCTTCGGAGCTGAACATGCGGATGATATAGGCGTCGAACAGTTCGACGATGACGAAGCCGGTGACGGCGACGGCGGTGGCGGCGATGCTGCCCTTGATCACCGCTTCCCTGACCCGCCTGAAGTTTTTCGCTCCGTAGTTGTAGCCGATGACCGGCTGGGTACCCTGGCTGATGCCGAAGATGGGCATGAGGACGAGCAGCGAGACGCGGTTGATGATGCCCATCGCGGCCACGGCCGTCTGCCCGCCGTGGATGATGAGGATGTTGTTGAACAGGCCGGCGACGAAGCTGGCGGCAATCTGCATGAAGAAGGCCGACGAGCCCATGACGACGATTTTTGCGATAAGCCGCCGGTCGGGCGCCATGTTGGCGCCGCGCAGCCGAAGCAGGCTCCGCCGGCTGCGGAAATGGGCGATCACCCATGCGGCGGATACGGCCTGCGAGATGACGGTGGCGAGCGCCGAGCCTTTGATGCCGAGGCCGAGGACGAAGATGAACAGGGGGTTGAGGAGGGTGTTGAGGAAGGCGGACAGGATCATCGTCATCATGGCGATGCGGGGGTGGCCTTCGGCGCGGATGATGTTGTTGAGCCCAAACCCGGTGAACATGAAGACGCTGCCGGCGAGGATGACGGAGGTGAAGTCGCGGGCGTATGGCAGTACGGTCTCTTCCGCTCCAAGGAGGGCGAGGACGGGGTCGAGGAAGGAAAGCAGGACGGCCGACATGCTCACGGCAACCGTCAGTCCGAGGACGAAGGCGTTGCCGAGGATTTTTTCGGCTTCGGCGATGTTCTGCTGGCCGATGCGGATGGATACGAGGGTGGTAGCGCCGACGCCGACGAGCATGCCGAAACCCATGAAGGCGATCATTATCGGGAAGGCGATGGTGACCGCCGCCAGGCCGACAGCGCCCACGCCGTGGCCGACGAAGATGCTGTCGACGATGTTGTAGAGGGCGTTGACGAGCATGCCGGTGATGGCGGGCACGGAGAAATCCCAGATGAGGGTACCGATGTTTTTTCGTCCCAGGCTGCTGCGGTCGTCCGTTGCTTGGCGCGCGTTTGCCGGCAATATGTCCCCCTCCTTTCGTTCTAATTTAGTATTGGCTTATTGTTTTTCCGGTTCTCATGGGAATAAGCAGCAAACAAGGCCTCCGGGCTTTCCCGGAAGCCTTGCGCGAAGAGCGCTAGAGAAATTTGGGGCAGCCTGGGGTTAGCGGGGCCGGGCGCCGAGCCACTCGCGGACGACGCCGACGACCGGGGTGTAGTAGAGCAGGCATGCGATCACCGCGCCGCCGGCGGAGCTGACGGCGAAGGGGATGACGAAGAACAGGGCGCCAGCCTTGGAGCCGATGAGGTATTTGGCGACCGGGAAGGCGACCAGCGCGCCGATGAGGCCGGTGCCGACGAGTTCGCCGACCGCCGCCCAGAGGATGCTGTTGGTCCGGCGGTAGAGGATGCCGGCGAGCGCGGCGCCGATCATGCTGCCGGGGAAGGCGAGCAGCGAGCCCGTGCCGAGGAAGTTGCGCAGGAGCGAGGTGGCGAAGGCGGCGTTGACCGAGTATCTGGTGCCGAGAAGCACGGCCAGCAGGATGTTGATGGCGTGCTGGACGGGGAAGCATTTGGAGACGCCCACGGGGATGTAGACAAGTTGGGCGGTGAGTACGCCGAGGGCGACGAACAGGGCGGTGAAGGTCAGTTTTCTGATGTCCACGGTCAATCCTCCCGTGTTTCAGAGATTTTCGCGTGACTGACGAGGAGCTCGGGCGTCAGATTGAAGACGGCGTCGAAGAGTTTGACGCGGAAGGTGCCGATGCCGTCCTCCGGGCCAAGCGACCGGTGGGCGAGTTCGCCGGCGACGCCCATGACCACGAGGCCGGTAACGGCGGCGGCGTAGGGCGAGGCGCCCGCTCCCAGGCAGCAGCCGATCAGCGAGGTGGCCATGCAGCCCGTGCCGGTGACGCGCGCCAGCCAGGGGTGGCCGTTGGCGATGCGGCAGACGCGACCGGCGCCGGCGACGATGTCGGTCCGGCCGGTGAGGGCTACGACGCAGCCGAGGCGACGGGCAAGGCCGGCGGCAACGGCTTCGCCGCCGGGTTCGTCGGCGGCCGAGTCAACGCCGCGAATGGCGGCGCTGAGGCCGGCGACGGTTTTGATTTCCGCGGCGTTGCCTCTGATTACCGCCGGGCTGGTTTCGCGAACGATGCGGCCGGCGGCGTCGGTGCGGGCCGGGGTGGCGCCGGCGCCCACCGGGTCGAGGATTATGGGGACGCCGAGGTCGCCGGCCCGCCGGCCGGTGGCGATCATGGTGTCGACGGCGGCGGCGTTGAGGGTGCCGATGTTGAGGACCAGGGCACCGGCTTTGGCGACCATGTCGGTGGCTTCGCCGGGGTCGGCGGCCATGACGGGGGAGGCGCCGCAGGCGAGGGTGATGTTGGCGCTGTCGTTGGCGGTGACGTAGTTGGTCAGGTGATGGACGAGGGGGGTGTTCGCCTTTATGGCGGCAAAGGTGGCGGCGATTTCCTGCAAAAGCTCCATTGATCGATCTACCTCCCTGGAAGCGGGTATGGGAAACGGGCGGTTAAGCGGCGCAAACCGTAAAAGGCGCCTCCCCGTAAGGATGCGCCCCGAAAGCGAACAATGAGCAGCTATCCCTCCGCTGGCATTACCCAGATCAGGTTAAGGGTCATAGGCGGTCGGGCCTATTTCTCAGCCGGCTCCTCCGGCTCCCCCAGCCGATATCCAGTTGTTTCGTCGTGCCTTCTGCTTAATTATAACCATATCCGGCCGATTTTTCCATACTTTAACGGCAACTTTCGCCGGCCGTGCCAAAAATTCTCACTTGGACGTGCGCCCGAGCCTAGGCCAGGAGGCGATTTACGATCGCCTCGATGTGTATCCGGGTGGTGTCGAGGATGATGGCGTCCAGGTCGCCGTCCTTGATTATCAGCGGCAACTCGGTGCAGCCGAGGATGAGGGCGTCGGCGTTTTCGGCGGCGAGCATCCTCCTGGCGATCCGCAGCACTGTGTTTTTGTCCTCGGGGAGGACGATGCCTGCCTGGAGGTTCGGGAAGATGACGTTGTGGATGGCCTGCTGCTCTTCCACGGTGGGAACGAAGGCGTCGATGCCGTATCTGGCGAACGCGTCCGCGTATAGCCCGCTGCTCATCGTGAAGGCGGTGCCGAAGATGATTACGCGGCGGCAGCCGCCGTCCCGCGCCTTCTTGCATGTTTCCTCGACGATGCTGACGAGGGGCAGCGGGGAGCGGGCGCTGACCGCGTCGAAGACGATGTGGGCGGTGTTGGCCGCCATGGCCGCGAATTCGGCGCCGCCGGCGGCCAGGGTTTCGACCGAGGCGACAAGGCGGTCGGTGAATTCGGGCCAGGTTTTGTTCGCCGCCAGGGCATACATTTCGTCGAGGTTGAGGCTGTCGATGACCATGAGGGGGTAGCTGACGCCGCCGGTTTTGTCCCGGTAGGCGTCGATTATCCCCTTGTAGTAGTCGAGCGTGGACGCGGGGCCGATCCCGCCCACCAGTCCGAATTTTTTCATCACCAGCACCTCCGCCACCGGGATAACTTACTAATACTTCGATTATATCACAGCAGGCGATGAAAAAGACAAACCCAGGTTGCCGAGAAGCCCCGGACTTCGCCGGGGCTTCTCGTGCGGTCTATTTTCTGTAGATTTCGCTCCTGACGCCCTCCCCCGCCCCGTCCTGCCGGAAGGCGAACGCCGGGTTGGCGCCGGCGACGAAGCCGGCCAGCCAGGCCCGGTAGAGCCGCGCCATCGCCTGTTCGTTGGCGCCGGCCCGCCGCCAGTTCGGCTGTTGGAGGCAGACGCGCGTCTCCCAGGTTATGCTGTCATCCGCCGAGGCGATGACAGTGTCAGCCTGGTCGCAGGGCATGCCGTTCAGGTAGTGGTCGCCCAGGGCCCGGTAGATGCCCGGGGCGATAGTCAGGTCGTGCTTGCCCTGGGCTTTGGCGCTCTCGCCGGTGAGGCGGCCGTGGTCGGCGAAGGCCTGCTCAAGGAGGTCGGCCGCCCCGTCGCCGCAGGTGTCGAGCAGTTCGCTGACAAAGGCGGCTTCGCGGGTTTCGGCGATTTTAATCTGGCGCTGCAGCCAGCCGTGGATGTTGTCGTGGTCGATGAGTTCGCCCAGGTCGGTGTCGGGCAGCGGCCAGCCGTAGGTCTGCCTGACTTGTTCCTGAAGCTCCTCGGCGACGGAGCCGCACAGCGCGGCCGCCCGTTCGCGGAGGTAGTCCTCCCGCCGGCCGACGAGGCGGATCTTGCCGTAGAGCCAGTAGTGGATGGGGCCGATGAAGGCGCTCATTGTTTTTCCTCCTTAAGCGCGACTTTGTTCAGGGCGACGGTCAGGTCGCTTACTTCGAGCCCGTGGATGCCGGCCGCTTTTTCCAGCGCTTCGCCGGCGGCCGAGGGGCAGCCGAGGCAGCCCATGCCGAAGCCGCGAAGAACGGGGATGGTCTCGGGGTATACCCGGATGATGTCGGCGATGATGCTGTCGGCGGCGATGGAGTCGCCGGCTTTTAGCCTGGGTTCGTCGCCAGTACGGGCGGGAACGGGGGCGTCATGGGCGGCGGCGGGCGCAGCGGCGGACGGGGCGGCGGCAAATTCGGCGAGTACGTCGACGCGGAATTTTTCGAGTCCGATGCGGTCGATAAACTGGCCCAGCCGCTCGATGTCGGCGTGCCGCTTGTAGTAGCCGACGATGATGTCGACGAGCCTGAGGGTGGCGTCGTAGTCGAGGCCGGCGGCGAGCTTGTCGGCCAGCCGGGGATGCGCGCCGGCGCTGCCGCCGACGTAAACGTCCCAGCCCTCGTCGGTGCCGATGA is a window of Selenomonadales bacterium 4137-cl DNA encoding:
- a CDS encoding MATE family efflux transporter, producing the protein MPANARQATDDRSSLGRKNIGTLIWDFSVPAITGMLVNALYNIVDSIFVGHGVGAVGLAAVTIAFPIMIAFMGFGMLVGVGATTLVSIRIGQQNIAEAEKILGNAFVLGLTVAVSMSAVLLSFLDPVLALLGAEETVLPYARDFTSVILAGSVFMFTGFGLNNIIRAEGHPRIAMMTMILSAFLNTLLNPLFIFVLGLGIKGSALATVISQAVSAAWVIAHFRSRRSLLRLRGANMAPDRRLIAKIVVMGSSAFFMQIAASFVAGLFNNILIIHGGQTAVAAMGIINRVSLLVLMPIFGISQGTQPVIGYNYGAKNFRRVREAVIKGSIAATAVAVTGFVIVELFDAYIIRMFSSEADLIALGATGLKIFMAMLPVIGFQVMGAGFFQAIGKPMHSLLLSMSRQLLILIPALLILPRFIGLQGVWLAGPIADFGAALVTAALVVAQVRRLAAAEEEFSPRG
- a CDS encoding tetratricopeptide repeat protein → MATTNEKATVSARVNVTAVKALKNLKVPLSDVIEAGVFHFLLLDDFAKVKFLIQNNEDVVNLKNLAAAYGEENGNSWPEILRAVLDPGPDGDVKSAVRELKAVAKNVDDRGDEVFFRKRIAGLDTTALLQEAHLHMLRSSFAAALVLYESAVRHFEAEGNEQETGKTLALIGRCQQSLGRYADALDAYERARRVLEQQDLPHELARIFYDRGTCYQLTGRYDEACASFEEARVIFEGLGNYEEVRRSFAGIGACLNFMGDKKRVLEFFDLFIARILRQKELVLAGMAAESRRSPPNEEGN
- the thiW gene encoding energy coupling factor transporter S component ThiW, whose protein sequence is MDIRKLTFTALFVALGVLTAQLVYIPVGVSKCFPVQHAINILLAVLLGTRYSVNAAFATSLLRNFLGTGSLLAFPGSMIGAALAGILYRRTNSILWAAVGELVGTGLIGALVAFPVAKYLIGSKAGALFFVIPFAVSSAGGAVIACLLYYTPVVGVVREWLGARPR
- a CDS encoding diguanylate cyclase; the protein is METDGAAFRQQKLSAFQLQSEYLEALHRIALGLMRRRDLDSLLEEITVRAAGLLHTPNAFLYILADDGETMEMKVGVGHHRSQLGARRRPGEGFVGKVWQEGAIAAEQRVWQTGPGGEGATGVAGTIVGVPLWSDRQVIGVLGFNIMAENYLPGEEEKALLQRFAELSSIAVGNARLYAKLQNELAERARVEELLRRQNRHLELLHMLSVRLMTRFEAQELLANILDGACELVETPHGYFYLAAPGASRMEVKVARGFYRGVIGKQLKPGEEMSGRIWQSGQSFVTDDYSTEPGRNPDPGHDAVRAWIGIPLKRGEEVLGVFCLARIATDRTFSAEETVILKQFAELASLALSNARLYEALEGELAERTRAEAALRESEASYRTLAENLPGIVYRVFLRENGRVRFFNAMLQAITGYRPEELTGGGLCPLGGIVAAADRERVEAACQGAIDDNRPFEVEYGITRKDGGARTVIERARPVSGADGPPLYVEGVIMDITAQKSVQDKLLFISTRDGLTSLYNRAYFEAELDRRENAGDGPVGIIVCDINGLKLINDAMGHAVGDIMLVAAAKILKDAFRREDIVARIGGDEYAVLMPDATDRAVEAACRRVRDAIEAYNDTQTGVYLSLSLGHAVGRRCGESIRALLREADNNMYREKLSQSHGTRSAIVQTAIKLLEERDFFADEHADKIGRLALRLARGLGLPEASVAAMRLLAKYHDIGKVGVPDHILRKPGPLTAEERAEVRRHCEIGYRIAQSSSELLPVAEWILKHHEWWNGGGYPVGLSGDQIPRECRILAVVEAYDAMTSDRPYRKAMTHDEAVAEIGRCAGTQFDPAIVRVFLSQLGRCGVSGRRR
- a CDS encoding epoxyqueuosine reductase, yielding MRLEQLAAAAANFAAESPLNRVPSLGGLQIFDPPLMGVAAPDDPLFARLKEPAAIGPHHLSPHEWLPAAGAVVSYFLPFTAAVRHANRQPGLPAAEWLYGRFEGEMFNDALRRHLADLLAQAGHQALVPVLEPRFAVVERRSNWSERHVAHIAGLGTFSLNCSLITTRGAAGRLGSLVTSLALEPTPRPYTGTHEYCTNCGACIGRCPPAAIDGNGKRHQPCSDYLDAVKIRFQPRYGCGKCQTAVPCEDRIPGR